A single genomic interval of Arthrobacter sp. NicSoilB8 harbors:
- a CDS encoding sugar-binding protein, translating to MRMIGKAGKAAAIAAIAALALTACGRSDTGTTGGSSSGGEAFPKGSSIGVALPQKTSENWVLAEQLFNDGLTKAGYKPDVQFANGGVSDQQNQISAMITKGDKVIIVGAIDGAQLGTQLKQAKDAGATIIAYDRLLLNTENVDYYVAYDNYKVGVLQGQALLEGMKAKKPSGPYNIELFAGSPDDANAKVFFDGAMSVLKPKMDDGTLKVLSGQTSFEQAVTQGWKAENAQKRMDTLLAGTYGSASLDGVLSPNDTLARAIITSVKAAGKPIPVVTGQDSEVESVKSIMAGEQYSTINKDTRALVEHSIVMVNDIQAGKKPEINDDKSYNNTVKVVPAYLLEPVIVTQANVHTAYVNDPVLGPITKQ from the coding sequence ATGCGAATGATTGGTAAAGCAGGAAAGGCAGCAGCAATCGCTGCTATTGCGGCACTGGCGCTGACAGCCTGCGGCCGTTCCGACACCGGAACTACCGGCGGTTCCTCCTCCGGCGGCGAAGCGTTCCCGAAGGGCTCCTCGATCGGCGTCGCACTGCCCCAGAAGACCTCGGAAAACTGGGTCCTGGCGGAGCAGCTGTTCAACGACGGCCTCACCAAGGCCGGCTACAAGCCGGACGTCCAGTTCGCCAACGGCGGCGTTTCGGATCAGCAGAACCAGATCAGCGCCATGATCACCAAGGGCGACAAGGTCATCATCGTCGGCGCCATCGACGGTGCGCAGCTGGGCACCCAGCTCAAGCAGGCCAAGGACGCCGGCGCCACCATCATCGCCTACGACCGGCTGCTCCTGAACACCGAGAACGTGGACTACTACGTGGCCTACGACAACTACAAGGTCGGTGTGCTCCAGGGCCAGGCCCTGCTGGAAGGCATGAAGGCCAAGAAGCCGAGCGGCCCGTACAACATCGAACTCTTCGCAGGTTCCCCGGATGACGCCAACGCGAAGGTCTTCTTCGACGGCGCCATGAGCGTGCTGAAGCCGAAGATGGACGACGGCACCCTGAAGGTCCTCTCCGGCCAGACGAGCTTCGAGCAGGCCGTTACCCAGGGCTGGAAGGCCGAGAACGCCCAGAAGCGCATGGACACCCTGCTCGCCGGCACCTACGGCAGCGCCTCGCTCGACGGCGTGCTGTCCCCGAACGACACCCTGGCCCGCGCGATCATCACCTCCGTCAAGGCCGCCGGCAAGCCGATCCCGGTTGTCACGGGCCAGGACTCCGAGGTTGAGTCCGTCAAGTCCATCATGGCGGGCGAGCAGTACTCCACCATCAACAAGGACACCCGCGCGCTCGTTGAGCACTCGATCGTCATGGTCAACGACATCCAGGCAGGTAAGAAGCCGGAGATCAACGACGACAAGTCCTACAACAACACGGTCAAGGTTGTTCCGGCGTACCTGCTGGAGCCGGTCATCGTGACCCAGGCCAACGTCCACACTGCCTACGTCAACGATCCGGTACTCGGCCCGATCACCAAGCAGTAG
- the mmsB gene encoding multiple monosaccharide ABC transporter permease, with the protein MNALKKLFGGNTRQFGMIFALVALIVFFEIFTEGRTLTPGNVINLFNGNSYILILAIGMVLVIIAGHIDLSVGSVAAFVGVCVALFIRDWGLPWYVGILLGLLLGVAIGAWQGFWVAYVGIPAFIVTLSGMLIFRGANQFVGKSNTIPVPGDFQYIGSGYLPEVGPKTGYNNLTLLLGLLAVAYVIFSEIRSRRNAKALGAEVPEAWVSILKLVLVCGAILYATYLFATGRPGTSFPIPGLILAVLILIYGFISSKTVIGRHIYAVGGNRHAAELSGVQSKKVNFLVMMNMSVLAGLAGMIFVGRSTASGPFDGVGWELDAIAAVFIGGAAVTGGVGTVIGSIIGGLVMAVLNNGLQLLGVGADLTQIIKGLVLLIAVAFDVYNKSQGKKSVIGMLMKNFGRSSEIKADETTQTKEVISRGI; encoded by the coding sequence ATGAACGCGCTCAAGAAGCTCTTTGGCGGCAACACCCGCCAATTCGGCATGATCTTCGCCCTGGTTGCGCTGATCGTGTTCTTCGAGATTTTCACGGAGGGCCGCACGCTCACGCCGGGCAACGTCATCAACCTCTTCAACGGCAACTCCTACATCCTGATCCTCGCCATCGGCATGGTGCTGGTCATCATCGCCGGACACATCGACCTCTCCGTCGGCTCCGTCGCGGCCTTCGTGGGCGTCTGCGTGGCCCTCTTCATCCGCGACTGGGGCCTGCCCTGGTACGTCGGGATCCTGCTCGGGCTGCTGCTGGGCGTCGCGATCGGGGCCTGGCAGGGATTCTGGGTGGCCTACGTCGGCATTCCCGCGTTCATTGTCACGCTCTCGGGCATGCTGATCTTCCGCGGCGCCAACCAGTTCGTCGGCAAGTCCAACACCATCCCGGTCCCGGGCGACTTCCAGTACATCGGCTCCGGCTATCTGCCCGAGGTCGGCCCGAAAACCGGGTACAACAACCTCACCCTGCTGCTGGGCCTGCTCGCGGTCGCGTACGTGATCTTCAGCGAGATCCGCTCCCGCCGCAACGCCAAGGCCCTCGGCGCCGAGGTCCCCGAGGCCTGGGTCAGCATCCTCAAGCTCGTCCTGGTCTGCGGCGCCATCCTCTACGCCACGTACCTGTTCGCCACCGGCCGGCCCGGCACCTCCTTCCCCATCCCGGGCCTGATCCTGGCCGTCCTGATCCTGATCTACGGCTTCATCTCCTCCAAGACCGTTATCGGCCGCCACATCTACGCCGTCGGCGGCAACCGGCACGCCGCTGAGCTCTCCGGCGTGCAGTCCAAGAAGGTCAACTTCCTGGTCATGATGAACATGTCCGTCCTCGCCGGACTCGCCGGCATGATCTTCGTCGGCCGCTCCACCGCCTCCGGCCCGTTCGACGGCGTCGGCTGGGAACTGGACGCCATCGCGGCCGTCTTCATCGGCGGCGCCGCGGTCACCGGCGGCGTGGGCACCGTGATCGGCTCGATCATCGGCGGCCTGGTCATGGCCGTGCTGAACAACGGCCTGCAGCTGCTCGGCGTCGGCGCCGACCTCACCCAGATCATCAAGGGCCTGGTGCTCCTGATCGCCGTCGCGTTTGACGTCTACAACAAGTCTCAGGGCAAGAAGTCCGTCATCGGCATGCTCATGAAGAACTTCGGCCGCAGCAGCGAAATCAAAGCGGACGAAACCACCCAAACCAAAGAGGTCATCTCGAGGGGGATCTGA
- the mmsA gene encoding multiple monosaccharide ABC transporter ATP-binding protein, producing MTSLNTHSDPLILEMRSITKEFPGVKALADVNLRVKAGEIHAICGENGAGKSTLMKVLSGVYPYGTYTGDIVYQNEVQEFKDIRASEHAGIVIIHQELALIPELSIMENIFLGNEPTKRGVIDWAEARKRSTELLARVGLREDPDTPIKEIGVGKQQLVEIAKALNKSVKLLILDEPTAALNESDSQHLLDLMLGLKGRGITSIIISHKLNEIEQIADEITIIRDGKSIETLNVKADGVDEDRIIKGMVGRTLESRFPDHEPKIGEVLFEVKNWNVGHPQIQDRLVCKNSSFFVRRGEIVGFAGLMGAGRTELARSVFGRSYGRFISGHVYKDGKELQLKNVRQAIDAGLGYVTEDRKSLGLNLLDDIKATTVSANLRKISKHFVVDENKEYAVAEEYRKSLRTKTPSVEEGVAKLSGGNQQKVVLAKWMFTDPDVLILDEPTRGIDVGAKYEIYGIIQNLANQGKAVIVISSELPELLGLSDRIYTIFEGAITGVLDKDQASQESLMKLMTSARKSA from the coding sequence ATGACGTCCCTCAACACGCACAGTGATCCGCTAATCCTCGAGATGCGATCCATCACCAAGGAGTTCCCCGGCGTTAAAGCTTTGGCCGATGTGAACCTGCGGGTGAAGGCCGGCGAGATCCACGCCATCTGCGGTGAGAACGGCGCCGGGAAGTCGACCCTGATGAAGGTGCTCTCCGGGGTTTACCCGTACGGGACCTACACGGGCGACATCGTGTATCAGAACGAGGTCCAGGAGTTCAAGGACATCCGCGCCAGCGAGCACGCCGGCATCGTGATCATCCACCAGGAGCTCGCGCTCATCCCGGAACTGTCGATCATGGAGAACATCTTCCTCGGCAACGAGCCCACCAAGCGCGGCGTGATCGACTGGGCCGAGGCCCGGAAACGGTCCACCGAGCTGCTGGCCCGGGTGGGGCTGCGCGAGGACCCGGACACCCCCATCAAGGAAATCGGAGTCGGCAAGCAGCAGCTGGTCGAGATCGCCAAGGCGCTGAACAAGTCGGTCAAGCTCCTGATCCTGGACGAGCCCACGGCGGCGCTGAACGAGTCCGATTCCCAGCACCTGCTGGACCTCATGCTGGGCCTGAAGGGCCGCGGGATCACCTCGATCATCATTTCCCACAAGCTCAACGAGATCGAACAGATCGCGGATGAGATCACGATCATCCGGGACGGGAAGTCGATTGAGACCCTGAACGTCAAGGCCGACGGCGTCGACGAGGACCGGATCATCAAGGGCATGGTGGGCCGGACGCTGGAATCCCGGTTCCCGGACCACGAGCCGAAGATCGGCGAGGTCCTCTTCGAGGTGAAGAACTGGAACGTCGGGCACCCGCAGATCCAGGACCGCCTGGTGTGCAAGAACTCCAGCTTCTTCGTCCGCCGGGGCGAGATCGTCGGGTTCGCCGGGCTGATGGGGGCCGGGCGCACCGAGCTGGCCCGCTCCGTGTTCGGCCGCTCCTACGGCCGCTTCATTTCCGGCCATGTTTATAAGGACGGGAAGGAACTGCAGCTCAAGAACGTCCGCCAGGCGATCGACGCCGGGCTGGGCTACGTCACCGAGGACCGGAAGTCCCTGGGCCTGAACCTGCTCGATGACATCAAGGCCACCACGGTCTCGGCGAACCTGCGCAAGATCAGCAAGCACTTCGTGGTCGACGAGAACAAGGAATACGCGGTCGCGGAGGAATACCGGAAGTCGCTGCGGACCAAGACGCCCTCCGTGGAGGAAGGCGTCGCGAAGCTCTCCGGCGGCAACCAGCAAAAGGTTGTCCTGGCCAAGTGGATGTTCACCGACCCGGACGTGCTGATCCTGGACGAGCCCACCCGCGGGATCGACGTCGGCGCCAAGTACGAGATCTACGGCATCATCCAGAATCTGGCCAACCAGGGCAAGGCTGTGATCGTCATTTCCTCGGAACTGCCCGAGCTGCTGGGCCTCTCGGACCGGATCTACACGATCTTCGAGGGCGCCATCACCGGCGTGCTGGACAAAGACCAAGCCAGCCAGGAAAGCCTCATGAAACTCATGACGTCCGCCCGCAAATCCGCCTGA
- a CDS encoding ROK family transcriptional regulator: MPSPTRSTRSRTKNPGSQSALRHLNQQRIIECLLAGPSTQAELARQTGLSTATVSNIVKIMQDAGLASTEPITSSGRRALNVRLNSNGAVAVGIDFGRRHLRVVLASLSYHVIAEESVLLPLGHHAEEGIQAAVGVLDRLLAESGVERSALVGAGVGIPGPIDRRTGTVAQGAILPEWVGINILQRLEEALDLPVFVDNDANLGALSEVTWGPHSGISNLMFLKIGSGIGAGLILNGVPYYGNVGITGEIGHATIHEHGLICRCGNRGCLETIASTTTMIELLSRGEDRPLTPGDIVRKALERDSATLRVVDDAGLAVGRALGNVANLINPEVIVVGGPLAGLGELLLDPIRRGLIRHAVPVIGETTTLTMSSLGDRAEALGATALVFQHAGIRRN; the protein is encoded by the coding sequence ATGCCCTCACCAACGCGCTCAACGAGGAGCCGAACCAAGAACCCGGGATCGCAGTCCGCCCTCCGGCATCTGAACCAGCAGCGGATCATCGAATGCCTCCTCGCGGGCCCTTCCACGCAGGCGGAACTGGCCCGCCAGACGGGCCTCTCCACGGCCACGGTTTCGAACATCGTCAAGATCATGCAGGACGCCGGGCTGGCATCCACCGAGCCGATCACGAGCTCCGGCCGGCGCGCGCTGAACGTGCGGCTCAACAGCAACGGGGCCGTCGCCGTCGGGATCGACTTCGGCCGGCGCCACCTGCGCGTGGTGCTGGCCTCGCTTAGCTACCACGTCATTGCCGAGGAGTCGGTCCTGCTCCCCTTGGGCCACCATGCCGAGGAGGGGATCCAGGCCGCCGTCGGCGTGCTGGACCGGCTGCTCGCAGAAAGCGGCGTGGAGCGCAGCGCCCTGGTGGGTGCCGGCGTCGGAATTCCCGGTCCCATCGACCGCCGCACCGGCACCGTGGCGCAGGGCGCGATCCTGCCCGAATGGGTGGGCATCAACATCCTCCAACGCCTCGAAGAAGCGCTTGACCTGCCCGTATTCGTCGACAACGACGCCAATCTGGGCGCCCTCTCCGAGGTCACCTGGGGCCCGCACAGCGGCATCAGCAACTTGATGTTCCTCAAGATCGGCTCAGGCATCGGCGCCGGGCTGATCCTCAACGGCGTCCCGTACTACGGCAACGTCGGCATCACCGGCGAAATCGGCCACGCCACCATACACGAGCACGGGCTGATCTGCCGCTGCGGGAACCGCGGCTGCCTGGAAACCATCGCGTCCACCACCACCATGATCGAGCTCCTAAGCCGCGGCGAGGACCGGCCGCTCACGCCCGGGGACATCGTCCGGAAGGCCCTGGAACGGGACTCCGCGACGCTGCGCGTGGTGGACGACGCCGGCCTCGCGGTCGGACGCGCCCTGGGCAACGTGGCGAACCTGATCAACCCCGAAGTCATTGTGGTCGGCGGCCCGCTGGCGGGACTCGGCGAACTCCTCCTGGACCCGATCCGGCGAGGCCTGATCCGCCACGCGGTGCCGGTCATCGGCGAGACAACCACCCTCACGATGTCGTCCCTGGGCGACCGTGCGGAGGCCCTCGGGGCCACGGCTTTGGTCTTCCAGCACGCCGGAATCAGGCGCAACTAA
- a CDS encoding nitrilase-related carbon-nitrogen hydrolase has product MVLLALMQANAAVLDVTANCAAVDEAAREASAAGAQLLLTPELFPVGYAPLRLRSGFDPGTLPALREALAGIARRHNIALVYSLPAVTPAGEWHISASLVDASGDELLSYDKVHLFGPEERAAFTPAAAAPGVVDFHGLKTALVICYDIEFPESARAAAVRGAELLLVPTALAGGFEAVPQVLVRARALENQLTVAYANHAGTEEGYDFRGGSIVAGPDGTALAVAGPGPELLFVELGGAELGGAEHAAGDGRDDADRAGDADDAVAYLRDRRPDIYRSWDI; this is encoded by the coding sequence ATGGTGCTGCTGGCCCTGATGCAGGCGAACGCCGCCGTGCTGGATGTGACGGCGAACTGCGCCGCGGTGGACGAGGCGGCCCGCGAGGCGTCCGCCGCCGGTGCGCAGCTGCTGCTGACGCCGGAGCTTTTCCCCGTGGGCTACGCGCCGCTCCGGCTGCGGTCAGGCTTCGATCCGGGCACGCTGCCTGCGCTCCGGGAAGCCCTGGCCGGCATCGCCCGGCGCCACAACATCGCTCTCGTCTACAGCCTCCCCGCCGTCACGCCGGCCGGGGAGTGGCACATCTCTGCCTCCCTGGTTGACGCGTCCGGCGACGAGCTGCTCAGTTACGACAAGGTGCACCTGTTCGGCCCCGAGGAGCGGGCGGCGTTTACGCCCGCCGCGGCGGCGCCCGGCGTCGTCGACTTCCACGGGCTCAAGACGGCCCTGGTGATTTGCTACGACATCGAGTTTCCCGAGTCCGCACGGGCCGCCGCCGTGCGCGGCGCCGAACTGCTGCTGGTGCCGACGGCACTCGCGGGCGGGTTCGAGGCCGTGCCCCAGGTGCTGGTCCGGGCCAGGGCGCTGGAGAACCAGCTGACGGTGGCGTACGCCAACCACGCCGGCACGGAGGAAGGCTACGACTTCCGCGGCGGCAGCATCGTGGCGGGCCCGGACGGAACGGCCCTGGCTGTGGCCGGACCCGGGCCGGAACTGCTCTTTGTCGAGCTGGGAGGGGCCGAGCTGGGAGGGGCCGAGCACGCCGCCGGGGACGGCAGGGACGACGCGGACCGGGCAGGTGACGCGGACGACGCCGTCGCGTACCTGCGTGACCGCCGCCCCGACATCTACCGGTCCTGGGACATCTGA
- a CDS encoding PucR family transcriptional regulator — protein sequence MHCPRGFGTGGTGGTGAAAVAAEDSERFGFVTLSQFLRQLPELGVLHDGGNGDERLRWVEPSELDDPTPYLLDGEFLLTAGLPFVGEGGSEEAVDAYMRRLVGARVGALGFGLEPYFEAVPETVVRSCRRHNLTLVSIPGTIPFAALGLEFSRLLESDNARTFRQLADTNRQLMRAVLSARPEHELLAALVQRVPVWAVLVGADGRVRARGSGSSPGPHTAHSAAGTVPGADSAVLQPLLARLLSGSGPRVEMDSFDAAGSSLVFGYPLRSTRDANLGALVLGTDAPLTPAQNSVVSTAVGLLELLVRQRTSGSLAPSQLATALLLHPESVASGTARQVNGLKDLLAQSISSTRSAQLRVVQGVRVDAAAGGDRAAGGPRHAGEGRVRELLEWRRLFDTKLVEHTDYGFAAITRLKVDDALLAEVERLGWRLVIGGGTEFTGLAGAYQAASSLRNRVLTGRRSVRAEEVTWSVTGLLGSEAGTMLADRLLAPVLALEPERRDTLLGILRAWLGENGSWDATAKATGLHRNSVRRQVGVIAELLGLDLNQAQARAELWIALQYIAHQDQGGPELPGTASPGAGPPPAPAPAAVTSAESGAPAGQMSQDR from the coding sequence ATGCACTGCCCGCGCGGTTTCGGGACCGGCGGGACCGGCGGGACGGGGGCTGCGGCCGTGGCTGCTGAGGACTCCGAGCGGTTTGGTTTCGTCACGCTCTCACAGTTCCTGCGCCAGCTGCCGGAGCTCGGCGTCCTGCACGACGGCGGCAACGGGGACGAGCGCCTGCGCTGGGTGGAGCCGAGCGAGCTGGATGACCCGACCCCCTATCTGCTCGACGGCGAGTTCCTGCTCACGGCCGGTCTGCCGTTCGTCGGCGAGGGCGGCAGCGAGGAGGCGGTGGACGCCTACATGCGCCGGCTGGTCGGGGCCCGGGTCGGCGCCCTCGGCTTTGGCCTGGAACCTTACTTCGAGGCCGTGCCGGAGACCGTGGTCCGGTCCTGCCGGCGACACAACCTGACCCTGGTGTCCATCCCCGGGACCATCCCGTTCGCCGCGCTGGGACTCGAGTTCTCCCGGCTCCTTGAGTCGGACAACGCCAGGACCTTCCGCCAACTGGCCGACACCAACCGGCAGCTCATGCGGGCGGTCCTGTCTGCGCGCCCCGAGCACGAGCTCCTCGCGGCCCTCGTGCAGCGCGTCCCGGTCTGGGCCGTGCTGGTCGGGGCCGACGGGCGGGTGCGTGCCCGCGGCTCGGGCAGCTCCCCCGGCCCGCACACCGCGCACTCCGCGGCCGGCACCGTGCCGGGAGCCGATTCCGCCGTCCTGCAGCCGCTGCTGGCCCGGCTGCTCTCCGGCAGCGGCCCCCGGGTGGAGATGGATTCTTTCGACGCCGCAGGCTCATCGCTGGTCTTCGGGTACCCGCTGCGCAGCACCCGGGACGCCAACCTCGGCGCGCTCGTCCTGGGCACGGACGCCCCGCTGACGCCGGCGCAGAACAGCGTGGTCTCCACCGCCGTCGGGCTGCTGGAGCTGCTGGTCCGGCAGCGCACGAGCGGTTCCCTGGCCCCCAGCCAGCTTGCCACGGCACTGCTGCTGCACCCGGAAAGCGTGGCATCGGGTACCGCACGGCAGGTCAACGGGTTGAAGGACCTGCTGGCACAGAGCATCTCCTCCACCCGGTCCGCCCAGCTGCGGGTGGTCCAGGGCGTCCGGGTGGACGCCGCAGCGGGAGGCGACCGTGCCGCGGGCGGACCGCGCCACGCGGGCGAGGGCCGGGTGCGGGAGCTGTTGGAATGGCGCCGCCTGTTCGACACCAAACTGGTGGAGCACACCGACTACGGCTTCGCCGCGATCACCCGGCTCAAGGTCGACGACGCCCTGCTCGCCGAGGTGGAGCGGCTCGGCTGGCGCCTGGTGATCGGCGGCGGCACCGAATTCACGGGACTTGCCGGCGCCTACCAGGCTGCGTCGTCGCTGCGCAACCGGGTGCTGACCGGCCGCCGGAGCGTCCGGGCGGAGGAGGTCACCTGGTCCGTGACGGGGCTGCTGGGCTCGGAGGCCGGCACTATGCTGGCGGACCGCCTGCTGGCGCCGGTGCTCGCGCTCGAACCGGAGCGCCGCGACACCCTGCTGGGCATCCTGCGGGCCTGGCTTGGCGAGAACGGCAGCTGGGACGCCACGGCCAAGGCCACCGGGCTGCACCGCAACAGCGTCCGCCGGCAGGTCGGCGTCATCGCCGAACTGCTGGGCCTGGACCTCAACCAGGCCCAGGCCCGCGCGGAGCTGTGGATCGCTCTCCAGTACATCGCCCATCAGGACCAGGGCGGACCCGAGTTGCCCGGCACTGCGTCACCTGGCGCAGGTCCGCCCCCAGCCCCGGCCCCGGCAGCCGTCACTTCGGCCGAATCAGGCGCTCCCGCGGGTCAGATGTCCCAGGACCGGTAG
- a CDS encoding amino acid permease: protein MTVPTLIGERPPAAAGRPGLAAQILRRKPIGQLVSEAETGHGGTRLVRSFGVLQLTMISVGATLGTGILVILGESVPLAGPAIWISFAIAGLAALLSAVSYAEMAGLVPAAGSSYSYTYATMGEGMAWICGWCLVLEYAVSVAAVAVGAGQYVNEALAVFGLSLPDAMSQPPGAGGVLNVPAIVIVVLAMVLLVRGAKESAWINTAIVLVKVGILLFFCAVAFTAFNGGHFEPLMPMGAAGVSAAASRVFFSYIGFDAASTAGEEARNPKRDLPRAILLSMLIVTSIYVLVAVAAIGARPWGWFDGTEAALVKILEETTGQPWVGVVFAVGAVLAIASIVLTVLYGQTRILLSMSRDGLVPKVFGRVSARTGTPVAGTLIVGTAVAVTAGLVPLGALADATSIGTLFAFALVNVAVIYLRRTRPELTRSFRVPLFPLTPILGALMCAYLMANLGAETWVVFGAWMLVGLAAYFGYGRKNSRVAALSHEEYRELSSRQPVTTTTQELKAEIS, encoded by the coding sequence ATGACTGTGCCAACTCTGATCGGGGAACGCCCGCCGGCCGCCGCCGGCCGTCCCGGGCTCGCCGCCCAGATCCTGCGCCGCAAGCCGATCGGGCAGCTGGTCAGCGAGGCCGAAACCGGGCACGGCGGCACGCGGCTGGTCCGCAGCTTCGGCGTGCTGCAGCTGACCATGATCAGCGTCGGTGCCACGCTCGGCACCGGCATCCTGGTGATCCTGGGCGAATCCGTGCCGCTCGCCGGCCCTGCCATCTGGATCTCCTTTGCCATTGCCGGACTCGCCGCTCTGCTCTCCGCCGTGTCCTATGCGGAGATGGCCGGACTGGTCCCCGCCGCCGGTTCCAGCTACTCGTACACCTACGCCACCATGGGCGAGGGCATGGCCTGGATCTGCGGCTGGTGCCTGGTGCTCGAATACGCCGTCTCCGTGGCCGCCGTCGCGGTCGGCGCGGGCCAGTACGTCAACGAGGCCCTGGCGGTCTTCGGTCTGTCCCTCCCGGACGCCATGTCGCAGCCGCCGGGAGCCGGCGGGGTGCTTAATGTGCCCGCGATCGTCATTGTGGTCCTGGCCATGGTGTTGTTGGTCCGCGGCGCCAAGGAGAGCGCCTGGATCAACACGGCGATCGTCCTGGTCAAGGTCGGCATCCTCCTGTTCTTCTGCGCCGTGGCCTTCACGGCCTTCAACGGCGGACACTTCGAACCCCTCATGCCGATGGGCGCCGCCGGCGTCTCGGCCGCCGCCTCCCGGGTCTTCTTCTCCTACATCGGCTTCGACGCCGCCTCCACGGCCGGCGAGGAAGCCCGCAACCCCAAGCGCGACCTCCCGCGGGCCATCCTGCTCTCCATGCTGATCGTCACCAGCATCTACGTGCTCGTCGCCGTCGCCGCCATCGGCGCCCGCCCCTGGGGATGGTTCGACGGCACCGAAGCCGCCCTCGTGAAAATCCTCGAGGAAACCACCGGCCAGCCCTGGGTCGGCGTGGTGTTCGCCGTCGGCGCCGTGCTCGCCATCGCCAGCATCGTGCTGACCGTGCTCTACGGGCAGACCCGGATCCTGCTCTCGATGTCGCGCGACGGCTTGGTCCCCAAGGTCTTCGGCCGGGTCTCGGCCCGGACCGGCACGCCGGTTGCCGGAACCCTGATCGTGGGCACCGCCGTCGCCGTGACCGCCGGCCTGGTGCCGCTCGGCGCCCTCGCCGACGCCACCAGCATCGGCACCCTGTTCGCGTTCGCGCTGGTCAACGTGGCAGTCATCTACCTGCGGCGGACCCGGCCGGAGCTCACGCGCAGCTTCCGCGTCCCGCTGTTCCCGCTGACCCCGATCCTCGGCGCCCTCATGTGCGCCTACCTCATGGCCAACCTCGGTGCCGAGACCTGGGTGGTCTTCGGTGCCTGGATGCTCGTGGGCCTGGCCGCCTACTTCGGTTACGGCCGGAAGAACTCCAGGGTGGCCGCCCTGAGCCACGAGGAATACCGTGAACTATCAAGCCGCCAACCCGTCACCACCACAACCCAGGAACTGAAGGCAGAGATCTCATGA